From Triticum aestivum cultivar Chinese Spring chromosome 4A, IWGSC CS RefSeq v2.1, whole genome shotgun sequence, a single genomic window includes:
- the LOC123082743 gene encoding zinc finger protein STAR3 — MMCSSDHFASNNHLYLQHNHQRLPGTGVVEACDLERIRHEQSRHGQEAEEHRSDPSAALTTYLTFLEHKVGQLRGILCSAPRHPQQQRAIVSAELRCIIVQLSSIANDLASDSGAGAADVAPYEPSEERSPSLSDATHDDSDDHAGADDGGEEEGEGPYEVVQIEKEAILAPHAHCCKVCGKGFKRDANLRMHMRGHGDQYKAPGALARPGSPAPGAGTERRFFYSCPYAGCKRNREHRDFQPLKTPVCVKNHYRRSHCDKSHVCCRCGVKRFSVLADLRTHEKHCGRDRWVCSCGVSFSRKDKLFAHVAIFDGGHTPALPPSDDEATGHCTAATATATAINSVLVPGSGGLLPTGGEEAVNLMEQSFSGQMLDGLNCSGAKVGIDDVRAKLSSPVGIDFCDFDGFDLLGAVAMDFNF, encoded by the coding sequence ATGATGTGCAGCTCCGATCATTTCGCCAGTAATAATCACTTGTACCTTCAGCACAATCACCAGAGGTTACCGGGGACTGGGGTCGTGGAGGCCTGCGATCTCGAGAGGATCCGGCACGAGCAGAGCCGGCATGGCCAGGAGGCGGAGGAGCACCGGTCGGACCCGAGCGCGGCGCTGACGACGTACCTGACCTTCCTGGAGCACAAGGTCGGGCAGCTCCGCGGGATCCTCTGCTCCGCGCCGCGCCACCCGCAGCAGCAGCGCGCCATCGTCTCCGCCGAGCTCCGCTGCATCATCGTGCAGCTCTCCTCCATCGCCAACGACCTCGCATCCGACTCCGGCGCCGGGGCGGCGGACGTGGCCCCGTACGAGCCCAGCGAGGAGAGGTCGCCGTCGCTCTCGGACGCCACgcacgacgactccgacgaccacgcCGGGGCTGAcgacggcggggaggaggagggggaggggccgtaCGAGGTGGTGCAGATCGAGAAGGAGGCGATCCTGGCGCCGCACGCGCACTGCTGCAAGGTGTGCGGCAAGGGGTTCAAGCGCGACGCCAACCTGCGCATGCACATGCGAGGCCACGGCGACCAGTACAAGGCGCCCGGCGCGCTCGCCAGGCCCGGCTCGCCGGCGCCGGGGGCGGGGACGGAGAGGCGCTTCTTCTACTCGTGCCCCTACGCCGGGTGCAAGCGCAACAGGGAGCACCGGGACTTCCAGCCGCTCAAGACCCCCGTCTGCGTCAAGAACCACTACCGCCGGAGCCACTGCGACAAGAGCCACGTCTGCTGCCGCTGCGGCGTCAAGCGCTTCTCCGTGCTCGCCGACCTCCGCACCCACGAGAAGCACTGCGGCCGCGACCGCTGGGTCTGCTCCTGCGGCGTCTCCTTCTCCAGGAAGGACAAGCTCTTCGCCCACGTTGCCATCTTCGACGGCGGCCACACGCCCGCTCTGCCGCCCAGCGACGACGAAGCCACCGGCCACTGCACCGCCgccactgccactgccactgccaTTAACAGTGTCCTCGTGCCCGGCTCCGGTGGGTTGCTCCCGACCGGTGGCGAGGAAGCAGTGAACCTGATGGAACAGAGCTTCTCCGGTCAAATGCTCGACGGTCTCAACTGCTCCGGCGCCAAAGTGGGCATTGACGACGTCAGAGCAAAGCTCTCCTCCCCAGTCGGCATTGACTTCTGTGACTTCGATGGCTTCGACCTCTTGGGAGCAGTTGCAATGGACTTCAATTTCTGA